The Solibacillus daqui genome has a segment encoding these proteins:
- a CDS encoding RNA methyltransferase, with protein MKKLFEAQNMLSMKQFERLRFDGMYALEQITEQQYACQTDRFHILIEAKKINVQHLFDSGFLLDCESLQKLVIERIS; from the coding sequence TTGAAAAAATTATTCGAAGCACAAAATATGTTGTCGATGAAGCAATTTGAACGGCTGCGATTTGATGGAATGTATGCACTTGAACAAATTACAGAGCAACAATATGCATGTCAGACAGATAGGTTTCACATACTAATTGAAGCAAAGAAAATTAACGTGCAGCATTTATTTGATTCGGGATTTTTATTGGACTGCGAATCATTACAAAAACTTGTAATTGAGCGTATTTCATGA
- a CDS encoding sporulation protein YqfD produces MMNHQVVIISVKQSENVSKFLQQLKLQHIPIRKLGFSKEHLMFEIDVQHLRALRKIRKRYAVKLTIRYKAPHKILQRDGTTLIGLLFLTIVPVILAQFIWRVEVDANTVELVDEMDNYLQSEMEITMPIFKRQFYSDRELRQQLMEHFRQFSWVHITKQGSRVTLTPQLAPKETISLKQSMNQHLIASNSGVITHFDIERGVRKVEPNMTVYKGDTLVSGVLMRDDEVFVVGAQGEVYADYWLETTFSIPKTIEMQVLDEINWDIEINWNQLASSWKEKSLTPLKSLIVNTPSRVFHNKTETISENDVEKVILPLLHEKMIRSLPLKSTIKSEKLLHVYADDDTVKGKVLYLVNENIATPLPIHQGE; encoded by the coding sequence ATGATGAATCATCAAGTAGTTATCATTTCAGTAAAACAAAGTGAAAATGTCTCTAAGTTTTTACAACAATTAAAATTACAACATATTCCTATACGTAAGCTAGGATTTTCAAAAGAACATTTGATGTTTGAAATTGATGTGCAGCATTTGCGAGCATTACGTAAAATTCGAAAACGCTATGCTGTGAAACTAACAATTCGGTATAAAGCGCCACATAAAATTTTGCAAAGAGACGGGACTACTCTTATCGGGTTACTATTTTTAACGATTGTTCCGGTAATTTTAGCACAATTTATTTGGCGAGTAGAGGTAGATGCAAATACAGTGGAGTTAGTGGATGAAATGGACAACTATTTGCAAAGTGAAATGGAAATAACCATGCCCATTTTTAAACGACAGTTTTATTCGGATCGGGAATTACGTCAACAGCTAATGGAACATTTTCGACAATTTTCTTGGGTACATATTACAAAGCAAGGAAGTAGAGTGACGCTTACACCACAGTTAGCACCAAAGGAAACAATATCGTTAAAACAAAGCATGAATCAGCATTTAATTGCATCGAATAGTGGCGTGATTACGCATTTTGATATTGAGCGTGGTGTACGTAAAGTAGAACCAAATATGACTGTTTATAAAGGGGATACACTTGTATCAGGTGTATTGATGCGCGATGATGAGGTGTTTGTTGTGGGGGCGCAAGGTGAGGTTTATGCGGATTATTGGCTTGAAACAACCTTTTCAATTCCAAAAACGATTGAAATGCAAGTACTGGATGAGATTAACTGGGATATAGAAATAAATTGGAATCAATTAGCTAGTAGTTGGAAAGAAAAATCGCTTACCCCGTTAAAGTCGCTTATTGTGAATACGCCTTCTCGTGTATTTCATAACAAAACGGAAACAATAAGCGAAAATGATGTTGAAAAAGTAATTTTACCATTATTACATGAAAAAATGATCCGTTCTTTGCCGCTAAAATCTACGATAAAATCTGAAAAACTTTTGCACGTCTACGCTGATGATGATACAGTAAAGGGGAAAGTCCTATATTTGGTAAATGAAAATATTGCAACACCACTACCAATTCACCAAGGAGAATGA
- a CDS encoding PhoH family protein has translation MSLKFIELQIDNPNEAVMLLGMSDANITLIEETYGVQIITRGEVIQIAGEDEVKKKHAYDVLAALLKVIRKNINIDQRDVSTAIEMANKGTIEYYAELYDEEIARNTKGKPIRAKTIGQREYIRAIRHKDLIFGIGPAGTGKTYLAVVMATQALKNGYVKRIILTRPAVEAGESLGFLPGDLKEKVDPYLRPLYDALHDIYGQEQTQRLIERGTIEIAPLAYMRGRTLDDAFVILDEAQNTTHQQMKMFLTRLGFGSKMVITGDKTQIDLPKNTESGLIIAERTLKYVKDIHFQILEQGDVVRHPLVAKVIQAYSDQEL, from the coding sequence ATGTCACTAAAATTTATTGAGCTTCAAATCGACAATCCAAATGAAGCGGTCATGCTGTTAGGAATGTCTGATGCAAATATAACATTAATTGAAGAAACGTATGGAGTTCAAATTATTACGCGCGGTGAAGTAATTCAAATCGCGGGTGAAGATGAAGTGAAGAAAAAACATGCATATGACGTATTAGCAGCACTATTAAAGGTCATTCGTAAAAATATTAATATTGACCAGCGTGACGTTTCTACGGCTATTGAAATGGCGAATAAAGGCACGATTGAGTATTACGCAGAACTATATGATGAAGAAATTGCACGTAACACAAAAGGTAAGCCAATTCGTGCAAAAACGATTGGACAACGTGAATATATCCGTGCGATTCGTCATAAAGATTTAATTTTTGGAATTGGGCCAGCTGGTACGGGGAAAACGTATTTAGCTGTTGTAATGGCAACGCAGGCATTAAAAAATGGCTATGTGAAGCGGATTATTTTAACGCGTCCAGCAGTGGAAGCCGGGGAATCTCTAGGCTTTCTACCAGGGGATTTAAAGGAAAAAGTGGACCCGTATTTACGTCCACTATATGACGCATTGCATGACATTTATGGTCAAGAGCAAACACAGCGTCTTATTGAACGTGGAACAATTGAAATTGCGCCACTTGCTTATATGCGTGGTCGTACATTAGACGATGCTTTTGTAATTTTAGACGAGGCTCAAAACACAACACATCAGCAAATGAAAATGTTTTTAACGCGATTAGGCTTTGGTTCTAAAATGGTTATCACTGGCGATAAAACGCAAATTGATTTACCTAAAAACACGGAATCTGGTTTAATTATTGCCGAGCGCACATTAAAGTATGTAAAAGACATTCACTTCCAAATTTTAGAACAGGGAGATGTTGTCCGACATCCGCTTGTAGCAAAAGTGATTCAAGCATATTCAGATCAAGAATTATAA
- a CDS encoding HD family phosphohydrolase, with protein sequence MKGKLNKLIQLISFRTLLIVILSITAVLQFSLMVENVRGVTYDIKLTELSPETIRSMKTVEDTAKTEIDKDHAEEAVEPVYVFKEDIADHRATFVTTIFDIVLEAKKDIEEDGEYTQEEQEELLRADLKNILENQQSLTISDAQLKNLLAATTEQIESTRDTLASLVEENLDRPLRKENLITYRNDLESKIRQQPAILDSLMSVAVIVGRAAVVETEILDEEKTAIAKQQAREAIEPTRILQGQIIVQEGEVVTREIYRQLELLGMLDNKVSIKPIIGLLFLILLQMAFLFVLFDQSKKDVLKKRKDLFVTVIVYAVALVTMKIIGLIASNFDVMLAFIYPSAMATMLVRILANEKAASIVTVITAASAGIIFHEGYAAVLQMDAALYILFGGFAALIFMRSFEKRSDILQAVAIITLVNLIFIAFYLLMSQTGFEFKEISFYIGAAIISGLLSGALTMGLLPYFESAFGILSTMRLIELSNPNHPLLKKVLTETPGTYHHSIMVANLAEAACEAIGADGLLARVGCYYHDVGKTRRPLFFIENQMGTNPHDSLPPESSAEIIIAHTTDGAELLRKYKMPQEIIDICLQHHGTSLLKFFLFKAKEEGKQLDEKTFRYPGPKPQTKEAAIISVADSVEAAVRSIKEPNAQKIQKLVQSIIQDRVQDDQFDECDISLKELKMIEDVLCETLNGTFHSRIEYPK encoded by the coding sequence ATGAAAGGAAAGTTAAACAAGCTCATCCAACTCATTAGTTTTCGGACATTATTGATTGTCATTTTGTCGATTACTGCTGTCCTGCAATTTTCACTGATGGTTGAAAATGTACGTGGGGTTACATATGATATTAAGTTGACGGAATTATCGCCAGAAACAATCCGTTCAATGAAAACGGTTGAAGATACAGCGAAAACTGAAATTGATAAGGATCATGCAGAAGAGGCTGTAGAACCTGTTTACGTTTTTAAAGAAGACATAGCTGATCATCGTGCCACATTTGTAACAACGATTTTTGATATAGTATTAGAGGCGAAAAAAGATATAGAAGAGGATGGCGAGTACACGCAAGAAGAGCAAGAGGAATTATTGCGTGCAGATTTAAAAAATATTTTAGAAAATCAGCAATCACTAACGATTTCAGATGCACAGTTAAAAAATTTGTTAGCTGCAACAACCGAACAAATAGAATCTACCCGTGATACACTAGCGTCCTTAGTGGAAGAAAATTTAGATCGCCCATTACGTAAAGAAAATTTAATCACATATCGTAATGATTTAGAAAGTAAAATTCGTCAACAGCCTGCTATTTTGGACAGCTTAATGAGTGTTGCAGTTATTGTTGGACGAGCAGCAGTTGTTGAAACAGAAATTTTAGATGAAGAGAAAACGGCAATTGCTAAGCAGCAAGCTCGTGAAGCGATAGAACCGACGCGAATTTTACAAGGACAAATTATTGTGCAAGAAGGGGAAGTCGTTACACGAGAAATTTATCGCCAGCTTGAGCTACTTGGAATGCTTGATAATAAAGTATCTATCAAGCCGATTATTGGTCTATTGTTTTTGATTTTATTGCAAATGGCATTTTTATTTGTACTATTCGATCAATCAAAAAAAGATGTATTAAAAAAGCGCAAAGATTTGTTTGTGACAGTAATTGTTTATGCGGTTGCGCTTGTGACGATGAAGATTATTGGGTTAATCGCTTCCAATTTCGATGTAATGTTGGCGTTTATCTATCCGTCAGCTATGGCGACAATGCTTGTTCGTATTTTAGCAAATGAAAAGGCGGCTAGCATTGTAACGGTAATAACAGCAGCATCAGCGGGAATCATCTTCCATGAAGGTTATGCGGCAGTGTTACAAATGGATGCGGCCCTGTATATTTTGTTTGGTGGCTTTGCTGCGTTGATATTTATGCGTAGCTTTGAAAAGCGTTCTGATATTTTACAGGCAGTAGCGATTATTACACTAGTAAATTTGATTTTTATTGCGTTTTATTTATTGATGTCTCAAACCGGTTTTGAATTTAAGGAGATTTCCTTTTATATTGGAGCTGCTATCATTTCAGGATTACTATCTGGAGCACTGACGATGGGGCTGTTGCCGTACTTTGAATCGGCCTTTGGTATTTTATCGACGATGCGCTTAATTGAACTATCGAATCCGAATCATCCATTATTGAAAAAAGTACTAACGGAAACGCCTGGTACGTATCATCATAGTATTATGGTAGCGAATTTGGCTGAGGCAGCCTGTGAGGCAATTGGTGCGGATGGCTTGCTTGCGCGTGTTGGTTGCTATTATCATGATGTAGGGAAAACACGCAGACCGCTATTTTTCATCGAAAATCAAATGGGCACTAATCCGCATGATTCATTACCTCCTGAAAGTAGCGCAGAAATTATTATTGCGCACACAACAGATGGTGCAGAACTCCTGCGTAAATACAAAATGCCGCAAGAAATTATTGATATTTGTTTGCAGCATCATGGGACAAGCTTACTAAAATTCTTCCTGTTTAAAGCAAAAGAAGAAGGGAAACAATTGGATGAAAAAACATTCCGTTATCCCGGACCGAAGCCACAAACAAAGGAAGCCGCAATTATTAGTGTAGCAGATAGTGTGGAGGCAGCTGTGCGTTCGATAAAGGAACCAAACGCACAAAAAATTCAAAAGCTTGTGCAGTCGATAATTCAAGACCGTGTACAAGATGATCAGTTTGACGAATGCGATATTTCGTTAAAAGAATTAAAAATGATTGAAGATGTATTATGTGAAACATTGAATGGGACGTTCCACTCGCGTA